The Myxococcota bacterium genome has a segment encoding these proteins:
- a CDS encoding 4Fe-4S binding protein has protein sequence MIAFAKDVLQTVFRMLPWPTEPGLRAIGNPGRRSPVLLTANYDLTVRRVERALRGLDAWLLVAPAKGINVWCAAAGGHLTTHQVVSALRTSGIAERVDHRELVLPQLAATGVEGLDVHRRAHWRVRFGPVRAEDLPAYLAAGGEKTDAMRRVAFGPRDRLEMAVAWGAPSALVVGGAALALRPAWALPLAALCAALSLATFTLLDRIPARAPLALGAAATAVAVALVAAAGGGAGALAAALAAPPLLTALLTFDYAGSTPLEGGSHFDSRSWKIELDTERCAGIFRCWEVCPEACFERDDAARKAVLAHDERCVRCGACVVQCPKDALYFIDGEGDRIAPETIRRFKLNLLGRRTVGTPGGEGAEGDRRAPH, from the coding sequence GTGATCGCGTTCGCGAAGGACGTGCTGCAGACGGTCTTCCGCATGCTCCCGTGGCCGACCGAGCCCGGGCTGCGCGCGATCGGCAACCCGGGTCGGCGCAGCCCCGTGCTGCTCACCGCGAACTACGACCTCACCGTGCGCCGCGTCGAGCGCGCGCTCCGCGGGCTCGACGCGTGGCTGCTCGTGGCGCCGGCGAAGGGCATCAACGTGTGGTGCGCCGCGGCGGGCGGCCACCTGACGACGCACCAGGTCGTGAGCGCGCTGCGCACGTCGGGCATCGCCGAGCGCGTCGACCACCGCGAGCTCGTGCTGCCGCAGCTCGCGGCGACGGGCGTCGAGGGCCTCGACGTGCATCGCCGCGCGCACTGGCGCGTGCGCTTCGGGCCCGTGCGCGCGGAGGACCTGCCCGCCTACCTCGCCGCGGGCGGCGAGAAGACGGACGCGATGCGGCGCGTCGCGTTCGGGCCTCGCGACCGGCTCGAGATGGCGGTCGCGTGGGGCGCGCCGTCGGCGCTCGTCGTCGGGGGCGCCGCGCTCGCGCTGCGGCCCGCGTGGGCGCTGCCGCTGGCCGCGCTCTGTGCGGCGCTCTCCCTCGCGACCTTCACACTGCTCGATCGCATCCCCGCGCGCGCGCCGCTCGCGCTCGGCGCGGCGGCGACCGCCGTCGCGGTCGCGCTCGTGGCGGCGGCGGGCGGCGGAGCGGGCGCGCTCGCGGCCGCGCTCGCCGCGCCGCCGCTCCTCACCGCGCTCCTCACCTTCGACTACGCGGGCAGCACGCCGCTCGAGGGCGGGAGCCACTTCGACTCCCGCAGCTGGAAGATCGAGCTCGACACCGAACGCTGCGCCGGGATCTTCCGCTGCTGGGAAGTCTGTCCCGAGGCGTGCTTCGAGCGCGACGACGCGGCGCGCAAGGCCGTGCTCGCGCACGACGAGCGCTGCGTGCGCTGCGGCGCGTGCGTCGTGCAGTGCCCGAAGGACGCGCTCTACTTCATCGACGGCGAGGGCGACCGCATCGCGCCGGAGACGATCCGGCGCTTCAAGCTGAACCTGCTCGGCCGGCGCACCGTCGGCACGCCGGGCGGCGAGGGCGCCGAAGGAGACCGGCGCGCGCCGCACTGA
- the yghU gene encoding glutathione-dependent disulfide-bond oxidoreductase, which yields MADAPEYTPPRIWTWDKESGGRFAKINRPIAGPTHEKELPVGKHPLQLYSLGTPNGVKVTVLLEELLAAGHAGAEYDAWLINIGEGDQFGSGFVAVNPNSKIPALLDRSGPQPIRVFESGAILLYLAEKFGAFLPRDAARRAECLSWLFWQMGSTPYLGGGFGHFYAYAPTKIEYAIDRFAMEAKRQLDVLDRRLAESEYVAGDDYTIADMAIWPWYGALAKGQVYEAGEFLQVDSYTNVQRWTDQVAKRPAVERGRRVNRPWGEHPVGERHDASDLDVKPA from the coding sequence ATGGCCGACGCCCCCGAGTACACGCCGCCGCGCATCTGGACCTGGGACAAGGAGAGCGGCGGCCGCTTCGCGAAGATCAACCGGCCGATCGCCGGGCCGACGCACGAGAAGGAGCTGCCCGTCGGGAAGCACCCGCTCCAGCTCTACTCGCTCGGCACGCCGAACGGCGTGAAGGTGACGGTGCTGCTCGAGGAGCTGCTCGCGGCGGGTCACGCCGGCGCCGAGTACGACGCGTGGCTCATCAACATCGGCGAGGGCGACCAGTTCGGGAGCGGCTTCGTCGCGGTCAACCCGAACTCGAAGATCCCCGCCCTCCTCGACCGCAGCGGGCCGCAGCCCATCCGCGTCTTCGAATCCGGCGCGATCCTGCTCTACCTCGCCGAGAAGTTCGGCGCGTTCCTGCCGCGCGACGCCGCGCGGCGCGCCGAGTGCCTGTCGTGGCTCTTCTGGCAGATGGGCTCGACGCCCTACCTCGGCGGCGGCTTCGGCCACTTCTACGCCTATGCGCCGACGAAGATCGAGTACGCGATCGACCGCTTCGCGATGGAGGCGAAGCGCCAGCTCGACGTGCTCGACCGGCGGCTCGCCGAGAGCGAGTACGTCGCGGGCGACGACTACACGATCGCCGACATGGCGATCTGGCCCTGGTACGGCGCGCTCGCGAAGGGACAGGTCTACGAGGCGGGCGAGTTCCTGCAGGTGGACTCGTACACGAACGTGCAGCGCTGGACCGACCAGGTCGCGAAGCGCCCGGCCGTCGAGCGCGGGCGCCGCGTGAACCGGCCCTGGGGCGAGCACCCGGTCGGCGAGCGCCACGACGCGAGCGACCTCGACGTGAAGCCGGCCTAG
- a CDS encoding cholesterol oxidase substrate-binding domain-containing protein: protein MIEDARTSEAEADRTTTIPTGGAPTAAATRGDEPREGAPLSRRRFLASTAACAAAAVWTPVFRVRAANAGSGCAVPPGFPSGIPLYQQAFENWSGEIAIDDLWTCEPSTPAQVAQLANWAASQGFTLRARGFMHNWSPIHVTSDTTCNTRVVLLDMTSHFASMSVSSTSPPTVTVQAGASMESLLAFLEGRGYGITSCPAPGDLTVGGVLAIDGHGTAVPANGESRKTGQTYGSFSNRVLSLRAVVWDGAASQYVVRNVDRGSPDARALLASLGRTIVTEVTLQVEANHNLRCQSWIDIPASEMFAPQGSGGRTFASYVASSGRVEAIWFPFTQKPWLKVWTVRKTKPLFSKKVTAPYNYPFSDNITSDASALLEQILTGSPWLTPAFGQLNYDIVASGIVLTWGFDLWGASKNLLLYIKPTTLRVNANGYAILTRRADIQRVVHEFVQRYQQQLSSYMAQGKYPINGPMEIRVTGLDEPGEVQHASPQPPALSALVERTDHPEWDVAVWLDLLTVPGTPDAGAFYAELEAWMYQNYSGNYAAVRVEWSKGWGYTSAGPWTSAAMIDDIVPESLRIGRPPGQDWDDAITRLDALDPHRVFTNAFLDDLAKR, encoded by the coding sequence ATGATCGAAGATGCGCGCACGAGCGAGGCCGAAGCCGACCGCACCACCACGATCCCGACCGGAGGCGCACCCACCGCGGCCGCGACGCGCGGCGACGAGCCGCGCGAGGGGGCGCCTCTGTCGCGTCGGCGTTTTCTCGCGTCGACGGCGGCGTGCGCCGCCGCCGCCGTCTGGACACCGGTCTTCCGCGTGCGAGCGGCGAATGCCGGGTCGGGATGCGCCGTCCCGCCGGGCTTCCCGTCGGGCATCCCGCTCTATCAGCAGGCCTTCGAGAACTGGAGCGGCGAGATCGCGATCGACGATCTCTGGACGTGCGAGCCCTCGACACCCGCGCAAGTGGCGCAGCTCGCGAACTGGGCCGCGAGCCAGGGCTTCACGTTGCGCGCGCGCGGCTTCATGCACAACTGGTCGCCCATCCACGTCACGAGCGACACCACGTGCAACACGCGCGTCGTGCTGCTCGACATGACGTCGCACTTCGCGTCGATGTCCGTCTCGTCGACGTCGCCGCCGACGGTGACGGTCCAGGCCGGTGCCTCGATGGAGAGCCTGCTCGCGTTCCTCGAGGGCCGCGGCTACGGCATCACGTCCTGTCCGGCTCCGGGCGATCTCACGGTCGGCGGCGTCCTCGCGATCGACGGGCACGGAACGGCGGTGCCCGCGAACGGCGAGTCGCGCAAGACGGGCCAGACGTACGGGTCGTTCAGCAACCGCGTGCTCTCGCTGCGCGCGGTCGTGTGGGATGGCGCGGCGAGCCAGTACGTCGTTCGCAACGTCGATCGCGGGAGTCCCGACGCGCGCGCGCTGCTCGCATCGCTCGGCCGCACGATCGTCACGGAGGTGACGCTCCAGGTCGAAGCGAACCACAACCTCCGCTGCCAGAGCTGGATCGACATCCCGGCGAGCGAGATGTTCGCGCCGCAGGGCTCGGGAGGGCGGACGTTCGCGAGCTACGTCGCGTCGTCGGGACGCGTCGAGGCGATCTGGTTCCCGTTCACGCAGAAGCCCTGGCTCAAGGTGTGGACCGTCAGGAAGACGAAGCCCCTGTTCTCGAAGAAGGTCACCGCTCCCTACAACTATCCGTTCTCCGACAACATCACGAGTGACGCGTCTGCGCTCCTGGAGCAGATCCTGACGGGGAGCCCGTGGCTGACTCCCGCGTTCGGTCAGCTCAACTACGACATCGTCGCGAGCGGCATCGTGCTCACGTGGGGCTTCGACCTGTGGGGCGCGTCGAAGAACCTGCTGCTGTACATCAAGCCGACGACGCTGCGTGTCAATGCGAACGGCTACGCGATCCTGACACGGCGCGCGGACATCCAACGCGTGGTGCACGAGTTCGTGCAGCGATACCAGCAGCAGCTCTCGTCCTACATGGCGCAGGGCAAGTACCCGATCAACGGGCCGATGGAGATCCGCGTCACCGGGCTCGACGAGCCCGGCGAGGTCCAGCACGCGAGCCCGCAGCCGCCGGCGCTGTCGGCGCTCGTCGAGCGCACCGACCACCCCGAGTGGGACGTCGCGGTGTGGCTCGACCTGTTGACCGTGCCCGGGACGCCCGACGCGGGCGCCTTCTACGCCGAGCTCGAGGCGTGGATGTACCAGAACTACTCGGGGAACTACGCGGCGGTGCGCGTCGAGTGGTCGAAGGGGTGGGGCTACACGAGCGCGGGCCCGTGGACCAGCGCCGCCATGATCGACGACATCGTGCCGGAGTCGCTGCGCATCGGCCGGCCGCCGGGGCAGGACTGGGACGATGCCATCACGCGGCTCGACGCGCTCGACCCGCATCGCGTGTTCACGAACGCGTTCCTCGACGACCTCGCCAAACGCTAG
- a CDS encoding TetR/AcrR family transcriptional regulator — translation MPKQVDAGALKSEIRAAARRAFARNGIAGTGLEHVARVAGMGRSSLYHYYPDKQSLLRDLVAETLDGERALFRAHLRAEGSVRARLDALIDACVELFDAWAALGRFFLDLRQLDGPRFRRFFRDVRSDVARVLEEGKATGEVAPDLDAPMVAAALIGAIDGLLVQHYFDRRALDPERLRAALRRIAERAIAP, via the coding sequence ATGCCGAAGCAGGTCGACGCCGGGGCCCTGAAATCGGAGATCCGCGCCGCGGCGCGGCGGGCGTTCGCGCGCAACGGCATCGCCGGCACCGGGCTCGAGCACGTCGCGCGCGTCGCCGGCATGGGCCGCTCGAGCCTCTATCACTACTACCCGGACAAGCAGTCGCTGCTGCGCGACCTCGTCGCCGAGACGCTCGACGGCGAGCGCGCGCTCTTCCGCGCGCACCTGCGGGCCGAGGGCAGCGTGCGCGCGCGCCTCGACGCGCTGATCGACGCGTGCGTGGAGCTCTTCGACGCCTGGGCCGCGCTCGGCCGCTTCTTCCTCGACCTGCGCCAGCTCGACGGCCCGCGCTTCCGGCGCTTCTTCCGCGACGTGCGGAGCGACGTCGCGCGCGTGCTCGAGGAAGGCAAGGCGACCGGCGAGGTCGCCCCCGACCTCGACGCCCCGATGGTCGCGGCGGCGCTGATCGGCGCGATCGACGGCCTGCTCGTGCAGCACTACTTCGACCGGCGCGCCCTCGACCCCGAACGCCTCCGCGCGGCGCTGCGCCGCATCGCGGAGCGGGCGATCGCGCCGTGA
- a CDS encoding acetyl-CoA acetyltransferase: MSDRTPVLVGIGLSDLPKAPHLSALEHHALAARRALEDAGVAKRDVDGFCTAGSMSGDTPVEIAEYLGIEHRVIDGTMVGGSSFEFHVQHAAALLRDGACETVLITDGSDYLSRMGRTLGTGGFRRSDRVAGPSQFEAPYGNSLVGAYAMVARRHMHEYGTTSAQLAEIAVGVREFASYNPAAMYRDPITVDDVLASRPIADPLHKLDCCVVSDGGGAVVMTTAERARDLPRKPVYVLSAANGRTHWNISQMPDFTRSAAAAFAPELFARAGLAPADIDTLQLYDSFTITVLVMLEDLGFCAKGEGGAFVAEGHLRKGGRFPMNTDGGGLSACHPGMRGIFLLIEAVRQLRGDAGPVQVPGARTALCCGSGGWLSAIGGVILGNEAP; the protein is encoded by the coding sequence GTGAGCGACCGCACGCCCGTCCTCGTCGGCATCGGGCTCTCGGATCTGCCGAAGGCCCCGCACCTCTCGGCGCTCGAGCACCACGCGCTCGCGGCGCGCCGCGCGCTCGAGGACGCGGGCGTCGCGAAGCGCGACGTCGACGGCTTCTGCACCGCGGGGAGCATGTCGGGCGACACGCCCGTCGAGATCGCGGAGTACCTCGGCATCGAGCACCGCGTCATCGACGGCACGATGGTCGGCGGCTCGTCGTTCGAGTTCCACGTGCAGCACGCCGCCGCCCTGCTGCGCGACGGCGCGTGCGAGACCGTGCTGATCACCGACGGCTCGGACTACCTCTCGCGCATGGGCCGCACGCTCGGCACCGGCGGCTTCCGGCGCTCGGACCGCGTCGCGGGCCCGTCGCAGTTCGAGGCGCCGTACGGCAACTCGCTCGTCGGCGCCTACGCGATGGTCGCGCGCCGCCATATGCACGAGTACGGCACGACGTCCGCGCAGCTCGCCGAGATCGCCGTCGGCGTGCGCGAGTTCGCGTCGTACAACCCGGCCGCGATGTACCGCGACCCGATCACGGTCGACGACGTGCTCGCCTCGCGCCCGATCGCCGACCCGCTCCACAAGCTCGACTGCTGCGTGGTGAGCGACGGCGGCGGCGCGGTCGTGATGACGACGGCCGAGCGCGCGCGCGACCTGCCCCGCAAGCCCGTGTACGTGCTCTCCGCCGCGAACGGGCGCACGCACTGGAACATCTCGCAGATGCCCGACTTCACGCGTTCGGCCGCGGCGGCGTTCGCGCCCGAGCTGTTCGCGCGCGCCGGGCTCGCTCCGGCCGACATCGACACGCTGCAGCTGTACGACAGCTTCACGATCACGGTGCTCGTGATGCTCGAGGATCTCGGCTTCTGCGCGAAGGGCGAAGGCGGCGCGTTCGTCGCGGAGGGCCACCTGCGCAAGGGCGGCCGCTTCCCGATGAACACCGACGGCGGCGGGCTCTCGGCCTGCCACCCCGGCATGCGCGGCATCTTCCTGCTGATCGAGGCCGTGCGGCAGCTGCGCGGCGACGCCGGCCCCGTGCAGGTGCCCGGCGCGCGCACCGCGCTCTGCTGCGGCTCGGGCGGGTGGCTCTCGGCGATCGGCGGCGTGATCCTCGGCAACGAGGCGCCGTAG
- a CDS encoding aldehyde dehydrogenase family protein, with the protein MQDRLQFYIDGRWVDPVEARTLDVIDPSTEQPIAKVALGSAKDVDAAAQAARKAFDGFARTTREERIALLEAVVASYQKRYDELAETISREMGAPAWLSKAAQAGTGMAHLTKAIEVLRGYAFEEALGTTMILREPVGVCGLITPWNWPVNQIMCKVAPALAAGCTMVLKPTEVAPLNAAIIAEILHDAGVPAGVFNLVNGDGPTVGAAISAHPEIDMVSFTGSTRAGIEVARAAAPTVKRVTQELGGKSANIVLDDADFAAAIGGGTFSCVMNSGQSCNSPTRMLVPASRHDEAVAIAKATAESLVVGDPFAEGTRLGPVVSEAQWNKIQRLIQAGIDEGATLVTGGPGRPDGLARGYYVRPTVFANVRNDMTIAREEIFGPVLSILPYRDEEEAVAIANETSYGLAGYVQSGSLDRARAIARRIRAGQISLNGTTPDFGAPFGGYKQSGNGREWGVFGFEEFLEVKAVLGWGPSA; encoded by the coding sequence GTGCAGGATCGACTTCAGTTCTACATCGACGGACGCTGGGTCGACCCGGTCGAGGCGCGCACGCTCGACGTGATCGATCCCTCGACCGAGCAGCCCATCGCGAAGGTCGCGCTCGGGAGCGCGAAGGACGTCGACGCCGCGGCCCAGGCCGCGCGCAAGGCCTTCGACGGCTTCGCGCGCACGACGCGCGAGGAGCGCATCGCGCTGCTCGAGGCCGTCGTCGCCTCCTACCAGAAGCGCTACGACGAGCTCGCCGAGACGATCTCGCGCGAGATGGGCGCGCCGGCGTGGCTCTCGAAGGCGGCGCAGGCCGGCACCGGCATGGCGCACCTCACGAAGGCGATCGAGGTGCTGCGCGGCTATGCGTTCGAGGAGGCGCTCGGCACGACGATGATCCTGCGCGAGCCGGTCGGCGTGTGCGGGCTCATCACGCCGTGGAACTGGCCCGTCAACCAGATCATGTGCAAGGTCGCGCCGGCGCTCGCCGCCGGCTGCACGATGGTGCTGAAGCCGACGGAGGTCGCGCCGCTCAACGCCGCGATCATCGCCGAGATCCTGCACGACGCGGGCGTCCCGGCCGGCGTCTTCAACCTCGTGAACGGCGACGGCCCGACGGTCGGCGCCGCCATCTCCGCGCACCCCGAGATCGACATGGTCTCGTTCACCGGCTCGACGCGCGCGGGCATCGAGGTCGCGCGCGCGGCCGCCCCGACCGTGAAGCGCGTGACGCAGGAGCTCGGCGGCAAGTCGGCGAACATCGTGCTCGACGACGCCGACTTCGCGGCCGCGATCGGCGGCGGCACGTTCAGCTGCGTGATGAACAGCGGCCAGTCGTGCAACTCGCCGACGCGCATGCTGGTGCCCGCCTCGCGCCACGACGAGGCGGTCGCGATCGCGAAGGCGACGGCCGAGTCGCTCGTCGTCGGCGACCCGTTCGCCGAGGGCACGCGCCTCGGCCCGGTCGTGAGCGAGGCGCAGTGGAACAAGATCCAGCGCCTCATCCAGGCCGGCATCGACGAGGGCGCGACGCTCGTCACGGGCGGGCCCGGCCGCCCCGACGGCCTCGCGCGCGGCTACTACGTGCGCCCGACCGTCTTCGCGAACGTGCGCAACGACATGACCATCGCGCGCGAGGAGATCTTCGGGCCGGTGCTGTCGATCCTCCCGTACCGGGACGAGGAGGAGGCGGTCGCGATCGCGAACGAGACGTCGTACGGCCTCGCCGGCTACGTGCAGTCCGGGAGCCTCGACCGCGCGCGCGCGATCGCGCGCCGCATCCGCGCCGGCCAGATCTCGCTCAACGGCACGACGCCCGACTTCGGCGCGCCCTTCGGCGGCTACAAGCAGTCGGGCAACGGGCGCGAGTGGGGCGTCTTCGGCTTCGAGGAGTTCCTCGAGGTGAAGGCCGTCCTCGGCTGGGGCCCGAGCGCCTAA
- a CDS encoding glutathione S-transferase family protein produces MITIHHSPQSRSMRVVWLCEELGLDYRLERVEMFSDAMKRPAYLAIHPLGKVPAIEDDGFALWETSAILQYLDSRYGGGALIPPRDTREGALAIQWMEYGENPLTVIMGEIAAHSGPMPEERRIPALVDRGRAIAPSLVDVVERGLGDRPWIGGDAFGAADIMLAFGLGIAAHLGYVTAATPRVRAFLARATARPAWSRAAAA; encoded by the coding sequence GTGATCACGATCCACCACTCCCCGCAGTCGCGCTCGATGCGCGTCGTCTGGCTCTGCGAGGAGCTCGGGCTCGACTACCGGCTCGAGCGCGTCGAGATGTTCAGCGACGCGATGAAGCGACCCGCCTATCTCGCGATCCACCCGCTCGGCAAGGTGCCTGCGATCGAGGACGACGGCTTCGCGCTGTGGGAGACGAGCGCGATCCTGCAGTACCTCGATTCGAGGTACGGCGGCGGCGCGCTGATCCCGCCGCGCGACACGCGCGAGGGCGCGCTCGCGATCCAGTGGATGGAGTACGGCGAGAACCCGCTCACCGTGATCATGGGCGAGATCGCCGCGCATTCGGGGCCGATGCCGGAAGAGCGCCGCATTCCCGCGCTCGTCGACCGCGGCCGCGCGATCGCGCCGTCGCTCGTCGACGTCGTCGAGCGCGGGCTCGGCGACCGGCCGTGGATCGGCGGCGACGCATTCGGCGCGGCGGACATCATGCTCGCCTTCGGGCTCGGCATCGCGGCGCACCTCGGGTACGTGACCGCCGCGACGCCGCGCGTGCGCGCCTTCCTCGCGCGCGCGACGGCGCGGCCGGCCTGGTCGCGCGCCGCCGCCGCCTGA
- a CDS encoding helix-turn-helix transcriptional regulator: MSERESDSAFGLRLRAWRRARGFSQLDLSIESGISPRHLSFLETGRCGPSRETVVSLCTVLGLPGVETRRMLILAGLSADWGEPRIAPADGCQRLARMGHLLAAHDPLPALLTAPDWSIATLNRSCDALLRRCDRLAGGDGSRAYEIPLLVSDAARLPRVVANWESVVLDITVGIYSSEPDPDTTIHTSEMLATLGQRGDGVLATAATSWEPRLQVRDDGHEFELDLVVMPFAGAWSGYALTLGVASDATETSAFAYFRDRIDDERARASSA, from the coding sequence ATGAGCGAGCGCGAGTCCGACTCGGCGTTCGGCCTGCGGCTCCGCGCGTGGCGCCGGGCGCGGGGCTTCTCGCAGCTCGACCTCTCGATCGAATCCGGCATCTCGCCGCGCCACCTGAGCTTCCTCGAGACGGGACGCTGTGGTCCGAGCCGGGAGACGGTCGTCTCGCTGTGCACGGTGCTCGGCCTGCCCGGGGTCGAAACGCGGCGCATGCTGATCCTCGCAGGTCTCTCGGCCGACTGGGGCGAGCCGCGGATCGCTCCCGCGGACGGCTGCCAGCGGCTCGCGCGCATGGGCCACCTGCTCGCCGCCCACGACCCGTTGCCCGCGCTCCTGACCGCGCCCGACTGGAGCATCGCGACGCTGAATCGCTCGTGCGACGCACTGCTGCGGCGCTGCGATCGCCTCGCGGGCGGCGACGGCTCGCGCGCCTACGAGATCCCCCTGCTCGTCTCGGACGCCGCGCGCCTGCCGCGCGTCGTGGCCAACTGGGAGTCGGTCGTCCTCGACATCACCGTCGGCATCTACTCGAGCGAGCCCGACCCGGACACGACGATCCACACCTCGGAGATGCTCGCGACGCTCGGACAGCGGGGGGACGGCGTGCTCGCGACCGCGGCGACGTCCTGGGAGCCCCGACTCCAGGTGCGCGACGATGGACACGAGTTCGAGCTCGACCTCGTCGTGATGCCGTTCGCCGGTGCGTGGTCGGGCTACGCGCTCACGCTCGGAGTCGCGAGCGACGCGACGGAGACCTCCGCGTTCGCGTACTTCCGCGATCGGATCGACGACGAGCGGGCGCGCGCCTCCTCGGCCTAG
- a CDS encoding class I SAM-dependent methyltransferase produces the protein MSTLAFMRWLEGTPARYDAGMRALTFGRVDALHAAVAEAAAPAPGARVLEVGCGTGAVTERLLARGAVVTALDASAEMMERARARVGEGAGVEWLERTASEIDALPPGAYDAVVFSLSLSEMSRDERRYALAAARARLAPGGRVVVADEVRARGPLRALQLVARAPQALVAWVLVGSVSRVLGDLRGEIEAARLVVRGERRWLADTLALYCAEPAP, from the coding sequence GTGAGCACGCTCGCCTTCATGCGCTGGCTCGAGGGCACGCCCGCCCGCTACGACGCGGGCATGCGCGCCCTCACGTTCGGTCGCGTCGACGCGCTGCACGCTGCGGTGGCCGAGGCGGCCGCGCCCGCGCCGGGCGCGCGCGTGCTCGAGGTGGGATGCGGGACGGGCGCGGTCACCGAGCGGCTGCTGGCGCGGGGCGCCGTCGTCACCGCGCTCGACGCGAGCGCCGAGATGATGGAGCGGGCGCGCGCGCGCGTCGGCGAGGGCGCGGGCGTCGAGTGGCTCGAGCGCACCGCGTCCGAGATCGACGCGCTCCCGCCCGGCGCGTACGACGCCGTCGTGTTCTCGCTCTCGCTGTCCGAGATGTCGCGCGACGAGCGCCGCTACGCGCTCGCGGCGGCGCGTGCGCGCCTCGCGCCCGGCGGGCGCGTCGTCGTCGCGGACGAGGTGCGCGCGCGCGGGCCGCTCCGCGCGCTCCAGCTCGTCGCGCGCGCGCCGCAGGCACTCGTCGCCTGGGTGCTCGTCGGCAGCGTGTCGCGCGTGCTCGGCGACCTGCGCGGCGAGATCGAGGCCGCGCGGCTCGTCGTGCGCGGCGAGCGCCGGTGGCTCGCCGACACGCTCGCGCTCTACTGCGCGGAGCCCGCGCCGTGA
- a CDS encoding enoyl-CoA hydratase-related protein → MTALPDCIRTSLDDDGVLLVTLDRPARKNAFHDEQWDGLAACLGGAREDARVAAVVLTGEGGHFSSGVDLSSFAGGRPAPRSDGFASAFHACEHAVLAFDKPLLAAVCGVAVGGGATIAIACDITYVGESLRMRLPFANLGLVPEIASSYTLQTIVGRQRAAELMFTAEWIDAARAVELGLAARRLPDDEVLPAALAKAREIAQWPVSALRAIKRTLMAAHRDGIERALAIEHDEMAKQAGSPENVEAVTAFMQKRAPDFKQFRTKP, encoded by the coding sequence ATGACCGCCCTGCCCGACTGCATCCGCACGTCGCTCGACGACGACGGCGTCCTGCTCGTCACGCTCGACCGCCCCGCCAGGAAGAACGCCTTCCACGACGAGCAGTGGGACGGCCTCGCCGCGTGTCTCGGCGGTGCGCGCGAGGACGCGCGCGTGGCCGCGGTCGTGCTCACCGGCGAGGGCGGCCACTTCTCGTCGGGCGTCGACCTGTCGTCGTTCGCGGGCGGGCGACCGGCCCCGCGCAGCGACGGGTTCGCGAGCGCATTCCACGCCTGCGAGCACGCGGTGCTCGCGTTCGACAAGCCGCTGCTCGCGGCCGTCTGCGGCGTCGCCGTCGGCGGCGGGGCGACGATCGCGATCGCGTGCGACATCACCTACGTCGGCGAGAGCCTCCGCATGCGGCTCCCGTTCGCGAACCTCGGCCTCGTGCCCGAGATCGCGAGCAGCTACACGCTGCAGACGATCGTCGGCCGCCAGCGCGCGGCCGAGCTGATGTTCACCGCGGAGTGGATCGACGCCGCGCGCGCCGTCGAGCTCGGCCTCGCGGCGCGGCGCCTCCCCGACGACGAGGTCCTCCCCGCCGCGCTCGCGAAGGCGCGCGAGATCGCGCAGTGGCCCGTGTCGGCGCTGCGCGCGATCAAGCGCACGCTGATGGCCGCGCACCGCGACGGCATCGAGCGCGCGCTCGCCATCGAGCACGACGAGATGGCGAAGCAGGCGGGGTCGCCCGAGAACGTCGAGGCCGTGACCGCGTTCATGCAGAAGCGCGCCCCCGACTTCAAGCAGTTCCGGACGAAGCCGTGA